Genomic DNA from Microbacterium neungamense:
TCATCGAGGCGAACATCACGTCCGCGTCGTTGGCGTCGGCTGTCTGTTCGGACGAGCCGTGGTCCATGCCCGGCATCGAGCCCTCGTTGTCGCTTCCGGCCGAGCAGCCGGCCAGGACCAGGGCAGCAGTGAGGGCGAGTGCGGCGGTCGCCGCGGTACGAAACTTCATGAGTGTTCTCCAATATCAACAGTCGCTTCAGTGGCGCGGCACCCCGAGAGGGCACCGCGTGAATGGGAGAGGGGAACCGTCGACGCTGATGTGCGCCTGGTTCACCGATCCATCACGTGCGACTGATGCAGAGAACGTGCAGCGACGGCGCCCGAGATCGGAGCTGGTCGATGAACCGCGCCACGAGGAGCGGCCGGGGCGCGGTGTGCATCCATCCCGGCAGAAGTTGAGGCGGCGCCAGGATGAGAAGGACGAGCAGCAGTGCGAGCACACATGCCATCGCCATGCCCAGATGGTCACTACCCCCGCAGTCCGCACACGTACCACCGAGGTCACTGGCCGTGCCACCGGACTCATGGGCGCCCGCCGCGCTGTGATGGGCGCCCACGGCGTCGCTGGCGGCGACCGAGACTGTGGCGGGCGCGTGGGCGGCCGGGGTGCCGTGCAGGTTCAGCGTATGCATGGCCAGTAGCCCGAGGACGATCGCTGCCACCAGCAACCCTCCGAGCATCACACGCCGGAGGAAGCCCTGAAGACCCCTCCCGGGTTGCGCTGCCGCCGTCACCGCCATACACCGCAGTTTACCGGCCCCCGATGTGCATCTGCCGACGGCGGGAGCGATCGGCGCGGCCGAGGTCGACTGGCTCCGCGTCCGGCCGAGCAGCTTCCCACTCGGCCGTGCCCAGACTGACGGGAATACCCCTATGGGGTATTAGATTGATGGTGGAGAGTTTCCACGAAGGTCAGGAGAGCCCTATGCGTGTGTTCGCGATCCGCGACTTCCGTCACCTGTTCAGTGCGCAGATCATCGCCCTGTTCGGGACGGGGTTGGCGACCGTCGCCCTCGGTCTGCTCGCTTACGAGCTCGCCGGTCCGAGCGCGGGGGCGGTGCTTGCGACGGCGCTGACGATCAAGATGGTCATGTACGTCTTGATCGCGCCGTTGGCTGCGGCCTATGCCGACCGGCTCCCGAGGCGGATGTTCCTGACCCTGCTCGACGTGGCGCGCGCGGCCGTGGTGCTCGCTCTGCCGTTCGTCACGGAGATCTGGCAGATCTACGTTCTCATCGGGGTACTGCAGGCGGCTTCTGCTGCGTTCACGCCGACGTTCCAGGCGGTCATCCCCGATATCGTGGTCGAGGAGTCCGACTACACGCGGGCGCTGTCCGCGTCGCAGGTGGCCTACACGATGGAGAGCCTGCTCAGCCCGGTGCTCGCGGCGGTCGCTCTGACGTTCATGACGTTCAACTGGTTGTTCGTCGGCACGTCGGTAGGTTTCGTGCTCTCCGCCGTCCTGGTGCTCTCGACTCGCATCCCCAATGCGGCACCAAGCGGGCACGCGGATGCGTGGAACCGGGTCACCTCGGGCGTGAAGGTCTTCTTCGCGACTCCTCGTCTGCGCGGCGTCATGGCCCTGAACGTGGTGGTCGCCGCAGCCGGATCGATCGTGGTGGTCAATACGGTCAACTATGTCCGAGATCAACTGGGCGGCACGCAGGCCGACGTCGCCTGGATGCTTGCAGCCTCCGGCGGCGGCACACTGCTGGTCGCTTTGTTCCTGCCACGCGTGCTCGATCGGATCGCCGAGCGGGTCGTGATGATGACCGGTGCCGCAGTTCTGCTTGCTGGCGTGCTGGCGGCCGTCGCGATGACCGCCATCCAGGCGGCTTCCTGGATGATCACGGCACCGATCTGGGTGGTCATCGGCGGCGGCATGGCCTTGATCGTCACGCCCACCGGACGCGTCATCCGAGGTTCGGTCGCGAAGCGCGAGCTCCCGGCGGCCTTCGCGGCACAATTCTCACTGTCTCACTTGGCCTGGCTTGTCACCTACCCGATCGCGGGATGGGTAGGCACAGCGTCCGGCTTCACTCTCGCCTGGTCGATCCTTGCCGCTCTCGCCATCGGCGGTGCCGTCACAGCGCAGATGCTCTGGCCCCGCGAGAAGGAAACTGAGACTATCGAGGCCGCCGATGCCACCGGAGAAGGCGCGGTCGGTGACCTGGTGCTCCGTGAGGAGACCGAAGCCGCCGAAGGCACCCTCGCGGCGTCCCAGTGCGCCTGTGTGCGCACCGCATAAGCGCGCAGGTGGCGGGCGGAACGAATGCTTCCGCCCGCCACCGGCGCGTCGTGCTTGCCGAGGCGCCCGCGATCCGGCTTGTCGATCAGGGGCGAGTCGGTGCTCGCCGGTGCAGCCGAGGTATCCAGTCGCGGACGAGGCCGGTGGCGTCAATCCCTGTGAGAGCGACGAGGGTATCTCCGAGGTAGTGCGCCGTGAGCAAGGGGTCGGCGGAGACGATTTGCGTACTGGACCCCAAAGCGGGATACCCCGCTCCGACCAGGGTGTGTCCGTGGACGCGTGCGGAGAACGGCGAAGACGGCAGGTAGATGCCGGGATCGTCCTCCAGGCCGAGGTCGTGCAACAGAGTCTTGGCCGCATGGGCTCCCTGGGCGACCGAGTCGTCGCAGTGATCGATCCGGTACGGGGTCTGATCGGTGAAGGCCCCGACGACGAGGTCGAGCTCGCCGTGCTCGAGCATCCCGACCAGGGTCTCCTCGCTGCCCGGCGTCCACTCGACCTCGGCATCGATCGACTCCGCGAAGCCGGTCACGAGCTCGGCGAGGCTGCCGGTCGGCGTGCCGTCGTCGATCTCGAGGAGCCCCTTCTCGGGGGAGGCGCCCACGCGCAGCTCGCCGCCGCGCACGCGGTCCAGGGTGCCGTCGGGGTCGGTGGGGATCGAGAGGCCGCAGCCGGCCAGTGCCGCGCTGAGGACCAGGCCGACGAGCCCCGCGAGCAGGTGGCGGGGCCCGCGGCGTCTGCCGGCTCCGGCGGCGGCCCGGGTGGCGTCGGCGGATGCCGGCGTGGCCCCCGCGGATGCCCGGGCGGGCGCCCCGGAGGCCCGGCGGAAGGAGGCGAAGAGCGTGCTCACGTGCCCCAGCATCCCGTTTCCGGCGCGGGCGCGTCCCGTCCGCCGTCTGCGTCGTCTGGTTCGGGATCATGGGCGGCACGACGATGTTCTTCGAGCACGCCGGGCGGGCGATCAGCGAGGCCGGACCGCCCGAGGCCGTGCTGTTCGCCGTGCTGCACGAGCTGCCGTTCGGGACCGTGCTGTCGGTGCTGGCGATGATCTCCATCGTGCTGTTCTTCGTCACCTCCGCCGACTCCGCGTCGATCGTGATGGCCTCGATGAGCCAGCGCGGCAAGCCCGAGCCGTCCACGTGGGTGACCATCACCTGGGGCGTGCTGCTGGGCGCGGCCGCCCTGGCGCTGCTGCTGGCGGGCGGTGAGACGGCGCTGTCGGGGCTGCAGTCGATCATGGTGGTCTCGGCGCTGCCGTTCGCCCTCGTCGTGATCGGCATCATGTTCGCGTGGGCCACGGAGCTGCACACCGACCCCTACATGCTGCGACGCCGGTTCGCCCGGGCCGCGATCGCGCAGGGCGTGCGCCGGGGAATCAGCGAGCACGGCGACGACTTCGTGTTCGGGGCGACCGAGGTCGCCACGGAGGAGGGCGCCGGCGCCGGCATCGACACCGACGACCCGCCCTGACCGAGTGGTACGAGACCGCCACCGAGCAGGCGCCGGTCGTCACCGCCACCGACGTCACCCGCACGCTGGAGCCGGGACGCATCCAGCACCGAGGTCCCGAGGACCCGCACCACACCGCCTCGGGCGACGCCTCCCTCACCGTCGGCGAGGAGCGCCGCGAGTTGCGCCGGGCCCGCCGGCACCGCGACGGCGACGACCACGGCCACGACGACCACGCCGACGACCACGGCCACGACGGCGACCGCCGCGATGACGCCGGCCCCCCGTCCTCTTAGTGGGTCGCGGCGCCCCGCGTCAACCCCCGAGACGGACACCCGCGCAGGGGGCATGGTGGGCTGTGGGGGATTCTGACGTCAAGGAGGGGCCGTGGTTCTCGCCGATCTTCACCAGGTGGCGGCCGAGGCGCTGCCCGCACTGCAGCAGCTCCCCACCCGCATCACGCGCCGCGAGCCCGACCCCGGCCGGGTCGTGCGCTGGGAGCGCGTGGCATCCGAACGCTACGTCGTGTGCGACGGCGACCGGATCGCCGGCTTCGTCGACGTCGTCGGCGCGGTCTTCGTCGTGCTGCACGGCGAGCGGTACGACCGGGCGACCGAGATCGGGCAGACGCTCGTCTTCGCCGACGCGGTCGCCGCGCTCACCCGCTGAGCAGCGCCGGCGCGGGGCTGCGGCACACGCGGGTGGCCGCCGCGCCCGGATCCCCTGCCCCGCGGCATCCGTCATCCGCGCCACCCCGACGCGGCGAGCCTGCGAGAATGGAGAGTCCTGACCCCCGGAGGAGCCACGTGCAGTACATCTCCACCCGCGGCGGCATGCAGCCGCAGCCGTTCAGCGAGACGCTGCTCGAGGGACTGGCGCCCGACGGCGGCCTGGCCGTCCCCGAGCAGCTGCCGCGCGTCGACGCGGAGACCCTCGAGTCGTGGCGCGGCCTGAGCTATCCGCAGCTGGCGACCGAGGTGCTCGCCCTGTTCGCCACCGACATCCCGCGCGACGACCTGGCGCGGATGTGCGCGGAGGCGTACGCGGGCTTCCCCGAGCAGGTCGTGCCGCTGCGGTCCATCGGGGACGGGATCACCCTCGTCGGGCTGTCCGAGGGGCCGACCCTCGCGTTCAAGGACATGGCCATGCAGTTCCTCGGCCAGGTTCTCGAGTACGTGCTCGAGCGCAACGACGGGGTGCTGAACATCCTCGGCGCGACGTCCGGCGACACCGGGTCCGCCGCCGAGCACGCGCTGCGCGGCAAGGACCGGGTCTCGGTGTTCATGCTCTCGCCGCAGGGCCGGATGAGCGCGTTCCAGCGTGCGCAGATGTACTCGCTGCAGGACGAGAACATCCACAACATCGCCGTCGACGGGGTCTTCGACGACTGCCAGAACCTCGTCAAGCGCCTCGCCGGCGACCTCGAGTTCAAGCGCAGTCAGCACCTGGGCGCCGTGAACTCGATCAACCTCGCCCGCATCACCGCCCAGATCGTGTACTACTTCTGGGCCTGGCTGCGGGTGACGGATGCCGTGGAGCCCGACTTCCGCGCCGGCTTCGAGGTCTCCTTCACCGTACCGTCCGGCAACTTCGGCAACATCCTCTCCGGCTTCTTCGCCAAGGGCATGGGCCTGCCGATCCGCCGGCTCGTGCTCGCCGCGAACGAGAACAACGTGCTCGACGAGTTCTTCCGCACCGGCGTGTACCGGCCGCGCAGCGCCGCGCAGACCCTCGCGACCTCCAGCCCGTCGATGGACATCTCCAAGGCGTCCAACCTGGAGCGGTTCCTGTTCGAGCTCGTCGGCCGCGACCCCGAGCGGATGGTCGCCGTCTGGGACGACCTGGAGGCCCGCGGCCACGTCGACTTCTCCGCCGAGCAGCCGCGCTTCGCCTCCGAGTTCGGCATCGTCAGCGGCACCAGCACGCACGCCGACCGGCTCGCCACGATCCGCGCCGTGCACGAGGCCTCCGGCGAGATCATCGACCCGCACA
This window encodes:
- a CDS encoding MFS transporter, whose translation is MRVFAIRDFRHLFSAQIIALFGTGLATVALGLLAYELAGPSAGAVLATALTIKMVMYVLIAPLAAAYADRLPRRMFLTLLDVARAAVVLALPFVTEIWQIYVLIGVLQAASAAFTPTFQAVIPDIVVEESDYTRALSASQVAYTMESLLSPVLAAVALTFMTFNWLFVGTSVGFVLSAVLVLSTRIPNAAPSGHADAWNRVTSGVKVFFATPRLRGVMALNVVVAAAGSIVVVNTVNYVRDQLGGTQADVAWMLAASGGGTLLVALFLPRVLDRIAERVVMMTGAAVLLAGVLAAVAMTAIQAASWMITAPIWVVIGGGMALIVTPTGRVIRGSVAKRELPAAFAAQFSLSHLAWLVTYPIAGWVGTASGFTLAWSILAALAIGGAVTAQMLWPREKETETIEAADATGEGAVGDLVLREETEAAEGTLAASQCACVRTA
- a CDS encoding DUF6153 family protein gives rise to the protein MAVTAAAQPGRGLQGFLRRVMLGGLLVAAIVLGLLAMHTLNLHGTPAAHAPATVSVAASDAVGAHHSAAGAHESGGTASDLGGTCADCGGSDHLGMAMACVLALLLVLLILAPPQLLPGWMHTAPRPLLVARFIDQLRSRAPSLHVLCISRT
- a CDS encoding BCCT family transporter — protein: MGGTTMFFEHAGRAISEAGPPEAVLFAVLHELPFGTVLSVLAMISIVLFFVTSADSASIVMASMSQRGKPEPSTWVTITWGVLLGAAALALLLAGGETALSGLQSIMVVSALPFALVVIGIMFAWATELHTDPYMLRRRFARAAIAQGVRRGISEHGDDFVFGATEVATEEGAGAGIDTDDPP
- the thrC gene encoding threonine synthase, producing the protein MQYISTRGGMQPQPFSETLLEGLAPDGGLAVPEQLPRVDAETLESWRGLSYPQLATEVLALFATDIPRDDLARMCAEAYAGFPEQVVPLRSIGDGITLVGLSEGPTLAFKDMAMQFLGQVLEYVLERNDGVLNILGATSGDTGSAAEHALRGKDRVSVFMLSPQGRMSAFQRAQMYSLQDENIHNIAVDGVFDDCQNLVKRLAGDLEFKRSQHLGAVNSINLARITAQIVYYFWAWLRVTDAVEPDFRAGFEVSFTVPSGNFGNILSGFFAKGMGLPIRRLVLAANENNVLDEFFRTGVYRPRSAAQTLATSSPSMDISKASNLERFLFELVGRDPERMVAVWDDLEARGHVDFSAEQPRFASEFGIVSGTSTHADRLATIRAVHEASGEIIDPHTADGVHVARSFVEQDVPMLVLETAKPQKFADTIREAIGVDLEFSPELQRMLEAPQRVVEMPDDAAALRGYIETHARH